In a genomic window of Penaeus vannamei isolate JL-2024 chromosome 10, ASM4276789v1, whole genome shotgun sequence:
- the LOC113807853 gene encoding 17-beta-hydroxysteroid dehydrogenase 13 yields the protein MSGNVAEISVQRRASAPRVEARKHKPVKEKDGGDARELREKILSRLKIVGKLILSVLLEFLKLNGQALYLLGKDALELVVPPKEKSLRGSLVLITGSGQNLGRELSLQLSQHGARLVLWDFNEDQNEETAKMIRDAGGEAHAFTCDVSDQKAVAFVAAKVREEIGHPEIVINNAGTYCYKPFLTHSPEEISRLVSVNLLGNLWVTREFLAHMIDLGRGHVVSVSSILGYMGRNYVVPYCASKFGVKGMTEALAEEVRKSGKGQNICVTAVHPFLISNVSDVKPNLKFPSLFEVLTPTEAARRIIRGIRRNQEELFLPEKLKPLMMMSKVLPRSLRRLFGDYMEY from the exons ATGTCGGGAAACGTGGCCGAAATCAGCGTGCAGAGAAGAGCCTCGGCGCCTCGCGTGGAAGCCAGGAAGCACAAGCCGGTCAAGGAGAAGGATGGCGGAGACGCGAGGGAACTCAGGGAAAAGATACTTAGTC GACTCAAGATTGTGGGTAAGCTCATCCTCTCAGTGCTGTTGGAGTTCCTGAAGCTGAACGGGCAGGCGCTGTATCTGCTGGGGAAGGACGCCCTCGAGCTGGTTGTTCCCCCGAAGGAAAAGTCACTGCGCGGGTCGCTGGTGCTG ATCACAGGGTCGGGACAAAACCTCGGGCGTGAGTTATCTCTTCAGCTTTCCCAACACGGCGCTAGACTAGTGCTGTGGGACTTCAATGAG GACCAAAATGAGGAGACGGCGAAGATGATCCGCGACGCAGGAGGCGAGGCACACGCCTTCACCTGCGACGTGTCCGACCAGAAAGCAGTCGCCTTCGTGGCCGCCAAG GTGAGGGAAGAGATCGGACACCCAGAGATCGTGATCAACAATGCAGGAACCTACTGCTACAAGCCCTTCCTCACACACTCCCCCGAGGAAATCAGTCGGCTGGTCTCTGTCAACCTGCTGGGTAATCTGTGG GTGACGAGAGAGTTCCTGGCCCACATGATCGACCTCGGCCGCGGACATGTCGTGAGCGTGTCGTCCATCCTGGGCTACATGGGGAGGAACTACGTCGTGCCTTACTGTGCCTCCAAGTTCGGCGTCAAAG gcaTGACGGAGGCCCTGGCGGAGGAGGTGCGGAAGTCGGGGAAGGGGCAGAACATCTGCGTCACGGCCGTccatcccttccttatctccAATGTCAGTGACGTGAAGCCGAACCTCAA GTTCCCTTCGCTGTTCGAGGTCCTGACGCCCACCGAGGCCGCCAGGAGGATCATCCGGGGCATCAGGAGGAACCAGGAGGAGCTGTTCCTTCCGGAGAAACTCAAGCCTCTTATGATGATGTCGAA